From Desmodus rotundus isolate HL8 chromosome 10, HLdesRot8A.1, whole genome shotgun sequence, one genomic window encodes:
- the LOC112296396 gene encoding olfactory receptor 14I1, with protein MDNLTAFTEFLLMDVSGSWELQILQGLLFLLIYLGALAGNLLTFVVIVADPCLHSPMYFFISHLSILDLCSISVTVPKLVVNSLTGRKSISLVECAAQIFLYIFFAFTELAFLVVMSYDRYVAICYPLHYGVTITPRLCTWAAGSSWGSGLVYSAIHTGTMFRLPFTKSNVIHQYFCDVPQIMRISSPDVKFSESVTLAVSSCVVLVCFSFLVMSYINIFSTVLKISSTEARKKALSTCTPQLVILLMFIFSGMIAVLGPIAKEASLKNLLTAMSYTMVPPLINPMVYSLRNREINAALRRMLSRCLEFPGRHSMDLPNA; from the coding sequence ATGGACAACCTCACCGCCTTCACGGAGTTCCTCCTCATGGACGTCTCAGGCTCGTGGGAGCTGCAGATTCTGCAAGGCCTGCTCTTCTTGCTGATCTAtctgggagccctggctggaaATCTCCTGACCTTCGTCGTCATTGTGGCAGACCCATGCCTTCACTCACCGATGTACTTTTTCATCAGCCACTTGTCCATCCTTGACCTCTGCAGCATTTCAGTTACGGTTCCCAAACTGGTTGTGAATTCCCTGACAGGCAGGAAGTCCATTTCACTCGTGGAATGTGCTGCTCAgattttcctgtacattttctttgcaTTCACAGAGCTCGCCTTCCTAGTGGTGATGTCCTATGACCGCTACGTGGCCATTTGCTACCCTCTGCACTATGGGGTGACCATCACCCCACGTCTGTGCACATGGGCTGCCGGCAGCTCATGGGGCAGTGGGCTGGTGTATTCTGCCATCCACACTGGGACCATGTTCAGACTTCCCTTCACAAAGTCCAATGTGATCCATCAATATTTCTGTGATGTGCCACAAATTATGAGAATATCATCTCCGGACGTTAAGTTTTCTGAATCTGTGACTCTGGCTGTAAGTTCTTGCGTTGTCttggtatgtttttcttttttggtgatgtcctatataaacatattttcaactGTGCTGAAGATTTCTTCAACGGAAGCCCGCAAAAAAGCCTTATCCACCTGCACCCCACAGCTGGTAATCCTTCTCATGTTCATATTTTCTGGAATGATTGCTGTCTTAGGCCCCATTGCAAAGGAAGCATCCCTCAAAAACCTGCTGACCGCCATGTCCTACACCATGGTGCCCCCGCTCATAAACCCCATGGTCTACAGTCTACGCAACCGCGAGATCAACGCCGCACTCCGCAGGATGCTCAGCCGGTGCTTGGAGTTCCCAGGCAGGCACTCCATGGATTTACCAAATGCGTAA